Below is a genomic region from Capricornis sumatraensis isolate serow.1 chromosome 17, serow.2, whole genome shotgun sequence.
GTGGATGTGGGTGGGGGACACCTTGCCCCTGAGCAGGGAGGCcccatccctccccccaccccagggctttTTGTCCTGTCCCCCGCTGCTGTCCTGTTCCAGGCGTCAAGAAGGCAGGCAGGCGGGGCCCCTTCCCCGCGTACAGAGACCCCACCGGGGCAGCTAATCATCAGAGTAGCGGTTCCCtgcaggagaggaggagaaacGACAAGGAGAGAGGTGTCAGGTGGGAACCAGGTGGAGCCAGCCAAGAGCCCCCACCCTCGGTGCTCACCCAGGACGTTGAATTTGCACAGCGGGCAGGTCTGCTGGAGCATCAGCCAGGGGTCCACGCAGTCTCGGTGGAACTCATGCTTACAGGGCAGCACCCGGAGCcactgcaggggtggggggcatgggCTCAGGCCACAGGGAAGGCCTCCGGTGGGGGTGCCAGGCCCCGTGCCCTCACCTGAGCTGGAAACCGAAACCCCTGCGGCCCGCCACGCCCCCTCCCCAACCCGTTCTGCTTCCCAGATCTCTAGTGGGGCAGGAAGAAGGCCGGTGGGGGCTCTTCCCAGGTGTGTTGGGAGCAGGGCAGGCATCATAGCCCCGCTGCCCTGTGCCCAGGGCACCAACCTGCTTGTTGCAGAAATAGTCCAGACACACAGCGCATGTCTCAGCACCAGGCTCCGGGGGACTCTGTGCCGCCCGGCCCAACCGGCACCTCCGGGTCTTGAGGGATGCCAGCCTCTGCACCACCCGGCGCTTGAGCAGCTCCACcttggggggggggcagggaaaGGGCAGCACAGTTCCCAGTGCTGGGGACACGGGCCCCCCTCCCATGGGTCCCCCCAAGGGCTGGCTCCCACCTGGCCTCCGGGCTCCCGCCGGCTCTGCCGGGATGCCTGCCGCTGAGCTTGCACCACAAGGCCCGTGCACAGGAGCATGGCCACCAGCAGGATGGCATTCCACAGCTGCTGCAGCGGCTTCTGGGGAGGGGAGCCGGGCGTCAGGGCCCCTGgggccaccccaccccccttgATCCCCCAGTAAATCCACCCTGAGGACCAGGCAGGTGAGGTCCACGGGCATCATGACCCTGGAGGCACCTGGCTTCATCTTCTGAAGACTCTGTTCTTCCTGGCTTTCACAGGAGAAACTGTGAAACCCAGGTAAGGAGTCCGAAGGGGAGTCAAGGCTTCCAAGAGGCGAATGGATGTGACAAGAGCAGCAGCTAAcgctgactgtgtgtgaccctgggTCAGGCACCCACCCAGCCCCTGAACCCTCAGAGCAGCCCTGGGAGGTGCAAGAGGTGGTCTCCCTacctggggaggaggaggccaCAGGACTTGAGACAAGGCATGTGTGTACCCGGCCCCCCAAGTACCCACCTGCTCCTGGGCCCGACTGCCTCCCAGGCACACCAAGTCTTGCCATCCTCCATAGCCATCCTTAGAGAGGCCACaggtagtccacagggtcagctTCCACTCGATGTTAGCCGACAGGGACTCTCCGCTGGTGATCTCAGCCGTGGCCTGGGTCCTCCTGGGAGGGGAAGCCAGAGGCACCGGACGGAAGGACTCGGAAGGAAAGGCTCAGGCCCACTCGCCCCAGCCTTCTGGGAAGAGGATCCCCTGAGTATCCTGAGTATCACCCCAGAGTAGCCCTTCTGCTTTGGCCTCCAGGCCTGTCGCAGCCACTGGTTTCTCCAGGTCTCGTGACAGCCGGCCAAGGAGGCCCACAAGCTCAGGGAGGAGCCCATCAGGAGCTGGCTTCCTCCATGTGGAGACCAATCCCCTCTGCCGAGAAAGCAGCCTCCTCGCTCCACGCCCTGGTACCTCGCTCCGGTCTCTCCACCCATTTCTCAGGCCAAGAGACTACAGGCTCAGATGAACAGGGAAGGGCCTGGTCCCAAGACCCCTGAGCTCATGGCAAAGCCAGGGAGCCTAGCGGGAGCCCATGCCCCAACTCACTGCAGCAGCGCCTCCAACAGCTTGGTGACATTGGAGGAATAATGCAGGACGATCACTGGCCTGAGCAGAAGCTGGGAAATGTCCAGCTGGAGGGGGACAGGGCGGTCAGGCAGCCCGGGTCACcgtcccccagccctgccccgcccccagcctgaCTCGTTTTACCTCTCGGACCACATTGTGGTTCAGAACGAGGAGCAGCAGGGCTGAGGCTCCCAGGAAGAGTGCCCTCCGCATCTGCAGAGCAGAGCCAGAGGTCAGCACACAGCCTGCCCACACGCCCACCCCACCACCTACAGCCACAGTTGTTCTTGGCTCCTGGTGAGCACTTCCCCTGGACAGACCAGCTGTAAGCAACTTGAGGTCAAGGACAGAAACCCttattcctcccacccccacctccagatGCCCTGTGGGACCCAAACAGCCTGTGCCTTCCCTGGTCCAAGCAGAGCAAGCCTGCCCACCgcacacccccccgccccccgcagaaCTCCCCATCGGATACTCTCAGAGCCTGGTCAAGCTTCTGGACTCTCTCTGGTCTCCTGCCACCTCCCTGCTGCCAAACACCCTGACCCTCGTCTACACCTGGGGGTCTCTTGCCCCACACAGGCCCAGGGCTTCTCTGGAAGGTCCTTAGAGGCCCATCGGGTAGTCTGGCCCTAGCAACTGCCTTCCTCCAGCCCCTCTTCCACATACCACCAcccctgccaccccccacccctcacccaccccGCACCTGCTGAACCAGAGCCTTGGGATAGGCCTGTGGGCTAGCGCCCTGACTCTCCTGGTGAATCTGGGCCTCCTGCTCTTTGCCCACGTATGCCACCGCAATCCAGCCTTCTACGGGCGCATCCTGCTCAGCATCCACGATGTCCATCTGTGGGGCGAGGAGCCGTGGGTAGAGGGAGGGCGGGGAGTAAGGGGATCGGACGCAGAGCGGATGCAAGGCCAGGGTCTGGGAACGAGTTTGCAAGAGAAAGCAGCCGATCTCAGGTTCTGGAAACCGGAGGGCTGGGAGCCTGGGCAGTCTGGGGGAAGGGGCGCTGGGCTGCCAGGGCTTGGTCCAGGATGAAGACCAGGTGTGGGTGCAGGGTCTGCGGCGGCTCAGCGGCGCTCACCAGCAGCAAGCGGCCGCCCAGCGGGGGCGCCGGGTCGGCCTCGGGGCCGATCCTCACCCCCTGCAGCACCAGCGCGTCCTGCCGCGGCAGCCTCACGTCCACCCGCACGGCgcgggccccgccccgccccgccccggccgcgGGCTCGCCGCCGTCCGCCGCGGCCCCCGGCCCCGCCAGGCCCAGCCAGAGCGGCAGtaggggcagcagcagcagcagtggcgacggtggcggcggcggaggcggcggcggcggcgacctCAGCGCGGGGCGAGCGGCGGGGCCCATGGCGGGACCCGGGGAACAGACGACGCGGGGACGCCGGGGGGTGGTGTCCTGGGCGTCGGGGGGAGAGGGGGAGCGGCGGGAGCGAGGGCGCAGCCGGACAGGGCGGGGCGCTGAGGGGCGGGGGCGTGGCTGCAGCCGGACGGGGCGGGGCgctgaggggcggggcggggctgaaGCCGGACGGGGCGGGGCGCCGGGAGGCGGGGCGCCGGGAGGCGGGGCGGCCCCTCGGCGCCGCCAGCACCCAGGCTGGGCCTCGCGCGCCCCCTGGTGGCCTCGGAGAACGCGGAGCGACGGCAGCCACGCGGAGGTGGGAAGTCGGAGAGCCTGCGCTCGCAGTTTTCCTTTGTCCGATGGCAGAGACCAGAGGAAAGGACTCCGACAGAGACAGGTGAAAAATAGTTGGTGACTCGGGGAGGCCGAGGCACGCCGAGGGGCCCAGAGGGCAGCAGCAAGGAACTTCTGGGGGTCTGGACACTGAATCTTGCTCTTGAGCGGCCTGGCCTGCCGGTCACAAGGTCGGCCTGGTTCTCCAGTTCTCTACCAGACTGAACTCCCGGAGGCGGACCAGGGACTGGTCTGGCAGGCGGGTGGGTGATGGAGAGGGGGAGCTTGAGACAGGAATcctggaggggaagagagaggtgcCAGGCGTTCCCGGCCCCAGGGGCCCAGTGCCTCAGAGGGACCCTGAGGCTGGGTCTTCAGGCCGGTCACTTTCC
It encodes:
- the RNF215 gene encoding RING finger protein 215, with protein sequence MGPAARPALRSPPPPPPPPPPSPLLLLLPLLPLWLGLAGPGAAADGGEPAAGAGRGGARAVRVDVRLPRQDALVLQGVRIGPEADPAPPLGGRLLLMDIVDAEQDAPVEGWIAVAYVGKEQEAQIHQESQGASPQAYPKALVQQMRRALFLGASALLLLVLNHNVVRELDISQLLLRPVIVLHYSSNVTKLLEALLQRTQATAEITSGESLSANIEWKLTLWTTCGLSKDGYGGWQDLVCLGGSRAQEQKPLQQLWNAILLVAMLLCTGLVVQAQRQASRQSRREPGGQVELLKRRVVQRLASLKTRRCRLGRAAQSPPEPGAETCAVCLDYFCNKQWLRVLPCKHEFHRDCVDPWLMLQQTCPLCKFNVLGNRYSDD